The following proteins come from a genomic window of Gemmatimonadaceae bacterium:
- a CDS encoding succinate dehydrogenase/fumarate reductase iron-sulfur subunit, whose translation MATTTVEKSVAATTAPQPSAPAARPATFRVWRGDANGGAFRDYTTDITPGMVVLDAVHQIQAEQANDLAVRWNCKAGKCGSCSAEINGKPRLMCMTRLNDLPLDKPVTIEPMHTFPRIKDLVTDVSWNFRVKKRIQRFTPRPPDAPDGTWRMQQSDVDRVQEFRKCIECFLCQDVCHVLREHQKQDEFIGPRFLVYVAALEMHPLDVADRVPELKEADGIGYCNITKCCTKVCPEGITITDNAIIPLKERVVDEYYDPIGKLVKIFSRKRRS comes from the coding sequence ATGGCCACGACGACAGTCGAGAAGAGCGTCGCAGCGACCACCGCGCCGCAACCATCCGCGCCGGCCGCGCGACCCGCCACGTTCAGGGTGTGGCGCGGCGACGCGAACGGCGGCGCATTTCGCGACTACACGACAGACATCACCCCGGGTATGGTGGTGCTCGACGCCGTCCACCAGATACAAGCCGAGCAAGCGAACGATCTTGCCGTACGATGGAACTGTAAGGCAGGTAAGTGCGGCTCGTGCTCGGCCGAGATCAACGGAAAGCCGCGGCTCATGTGCATGACGCGGCTCAATGATCTGCCGCTCGACAAGCCGGTCACGATCGAGCCGATGCACACCTTCCCGCGGATCAAGGATCTGGTGACGGACGTCTCGTGGAATTTCCGCGTGAAGAAGCGGATCCAGCGCTTCACGCCTCGCCCGCCCGACGCGCCCGACGGCACGTGGCGCATGCAGCAGAGCGACGTGGATCGCGTGCAGGAATTCCGGAAATGCATCGAGTGCTTTCTGTGCCAGGACGTATGCCACGTGCTGCGCGAGCACCAGAAGCAGGACGAATTCATCGGCCCGCGCTTCCTCGTGTACGTTGCGGCGTTGGAGATGCACCCGCTCGACGTGGCGGACCGTGTGCCGGAGCTCAAGGAAGCCGACGGAATCGGCTACTGCAACATCACCAAGTGCTGCACCAAGGTGTGTCCGGAGGGGATCACGATCACGGACAACGCGATCATCCCGCTCAAGGAACGCGTGGTTGACGAGTACTACGACCCGATCGGAAAGCTGGTGAAGATCTTTTCGCGGAAGCGTCGCAGTTAG
- a CDS encoding fumarate reductase/succinate dehydrogenase flavoprotein subunit — MAEYDTVSHDVLVIGAGGAGLRAAIAAVCGGSGLTVGVVCKSLLGKAHTVMAEGGIAASLGNVDDRDNWKVHFSDTMRGGQYINNWRMAELHAKEAPARVRELEAWGALFDRTPDGRILQRNFGGHKYPRLAHVGDRTGLEMIRTLQDHAIHLGIDVHMEHTVLALLKDGDRVAGAFGYDRERGRFRLFRAKAIVLATGGIGRAFRITSNSWEYTGDGQSLAYHAGAALQDMEFVQFHPTGMVWPPSVRGILVTEGVRGEGGVLRNSEGRRFMFDDVPENYRAQTATDPDEGWRYTQGDKSAKRPPELLTRDHVARCIMREVREGRGSPHGGVYLDIAWIAERLPNAAEHIKKKLPSMYHQFKQLADIDITKEPMEVGPTTHYVMGGIRVDGDTQMSTVPGLFAAGECAAGLHGANRLGGNSLSDLLVFGKRAGEHAAAFARDHGAAAVDESEAASAARRALEPFDRQTGDGPYQIQHALQQTMQDLVGIVRREDDMRRALGKIDELRTLAQRVSVDGNREYNPGWHTALDLRNLLTIAEAITRSALERRESRGGHFRDDFPAKDTNYSSFNIVIRKAKDGSMALSREPIAAMPEELRAVIAEMG; from the coding sequence ATGGCTGAGTACGACACCGTATCCCACGACGTGCTGGTGATCGGCGCCGGCGGCGCCGGCCTGCGCGCCGCGATTGCCGCGGTCTGTGGCGGCTCGGGCCTCACCGTCGGCGTCGTCTGCAAGTCGCTGCTCGGCAAGGCGCACACGGTGATGGCCGAGGGCGGGATCGCGGCATCGCTCGGCAACGTCGACGACCGGGACAACTGGAAGGTGCACTTCAGCGACACGATGCGCGGCGGCCAGTACATCAACAACTGGCGCATGGCGGAGCTGCACGCCAAGGAAGCGCCCGCGCGCGTGCGCGAGCTCGAAGCGTGGGGCGCGCTGTTCGACCGCACGCCGGACGGCCGCATTCTCCAGCGCAACTTCGGCGGCCACAAGTATCCGCGGCTCGCCCACGTGGGAGACCGGACGGGACTCGAGATGATCCGCACGCTGCAAGATCATGCGATCCATCTGGGCATCGACGTGCACATGGAGCACACGGTGCTGGCGCTGCTCAAGGATGGCGACCGCGTGGCGGGGGCGTTCGGGTACGATCGCGAGCGCGGACGATTTCGCTTGTTTCGCGCCAAGGCGATCGTGTTGGCTACGGGCGGCATCGGCCGCGCGTTTCGGATCACGAGCAACAGTTGGGAATACACGGGCGACGGCCAGTCGCTCGCGTATCACGCCGGCGCTGCGCTGCAGGACATGGAGTTCGTGCAATTTCATCCCACGGGCATGGTGTGGCCGCCGAGCGTGCGGGGGATTCTCGTCACGGAAGGTGTGCGGGGCGAGGGCGGCGTGCTGCGCAACAGCGAGGGTCGGCGCTTCATGTTCGACGACGTACCCGAGAACTATCGCGCGCAGACGGCGACCGACCCCGACGAGGGCTGGCGGTACACGCAGGGAGACAAGTCGGCCAAGCGTCCGCCGGAATTGCTCACGCGCGACCACGTCGCGCGTTGCATCATGCGGGAAGTGCGCGAGGGCCGCGGCAGCCCGCACGGCGGCGTCTACCTCGACATCGCCTGGATCGCGGAACGCCTGCCTAACGCAGCCGAGCACATCAAGAAGAAGCTGCCGAGCATGTATCATCAGTTCAAGCAGCTCGCGGACATCGACATTACGAAGGAGCCGATGGAAGTCGGCCCGACCACGCACTACGTGATGGGCGGCATCCGCGTCGACGGCGACACACAGATGTCGACCGTGCCCGGCCTGTTCGCCGCCGGCGAATGCGCGGCCGGTCTGCACGGGGCCAACCGGTTAGGCGGCAACTCGCTCTCCGACCTGTTGGTGTTCGGCAAGCGCGCGGGCGAGCACGCAGCCGCGTTCGCGCGCGACCATGGTGCGGCGGCCGTCGACGAGAGCGAAGCCGCGTCCGCCGCGCGCCGCGCCCTCGAGCCGTTCGACCGCCAGACGGGGGACGGCCCGTATCAGATCCAGCACGCGCTCCAGCAAACGATGCAGGACCTCGTGGGCATCGTCCGCCGCGAAGACGACATGCGTCGGGCGTTAGGCAAAATCGACGAGCTCCGGACGCTCGCCCAACGCGTGAGCGTCGACGGCAATCGCGAGTACAATCCCGGATGGCACACGGCGCTCGATCTGCGCAACCTGCTGACGATCGCCGAAGCCATCACCCGATCGGCGCTCGAGCGGCGCGAGAGCCGCGGCGGCCATTTCCGCGACGACTTCCCGGCAAAAGACACGAACTACAGCTCCTTCAACATCGTGATCCGCAAGGCGAAGGACGGCAGCATGGCGCTGAGTCGCGAGCCGATCGCGGCGATGCCCGAAGAGCTGCGCGCCGTGATCGCCGAGATGGGCTGA
- a CDS encoding ABC transporter permease: protein MRSFVRLRQTARRLLRAPGFTVSATLTLMLGIGGTTAVFTVVNGVLLRPLPYAHADRLVDLSHTLAVSGIAHVDQSDATYLVYRAGNRVFTDVGAYEATSANVVPSTASGLGTGEAERVPAAVMTAGVFRVLGVGPHAGRELSDADVAPGAAPVVLIGESLWRRKFGGDPSVIGRQVLVDGVERTIVGVMPRAFHFPEPATALWIPLVIDPAHTASAAFDFRGIARLRDGVTIAAAQSDVQRLLPTVPVVYPGRLTVDAIRVTHMQAVVRPMRDVVVGDVGRVLWVVLGAAVVLLAIACANVANLFLARAEGRQRELAVRRALGAGRASVLGQFLGEAALIAALGTALGIGCALAALRALAAAGAARSVPRLGDVRVDAAVVAVAVAAAALAAFLVSLVPLARARALSLSAILGATGSSASGGRARSGARRALVIAQVALALVLLAGAGLLARSFAALRAVDPGFVPEHALTFRIAMPNVEYPAAADVARLVSQLSDSLDALPGVRAAGVVTKLPLSDESSQDSAVFVEDHPLKPGTIPGIHPMAFVTPDYFRAMGIPLAAGRTFDRIDPSMDPAKRPREVVVSQAFAQRYWSGASPIGRRIRMTISDPWSTIVGVVGSVHDAGLDQPPAETVYMPAFTLNAAGKAWAPRDVAFVVRTTGDATGVIGSVRRIMSEVAPALPIYAVAPMTALVTRAEARTTFTLTILGIAAVIAMGIGAVGIYGVIAYLVSLRTREIGVRLALGAQPAQVRRLIAGHALADAAIGIVAGLVGAVVLTRVLGSVLFGVSPTDPVALGGAALLLIATAVAASWIPARRAAALEPSIALRVE, encoded by the coding sequence ATGCGTTCATTCGTTCGACTGCGTCAGACAGCGCGCCGCTTGCTGCGCGCGCCGGGCTTCACCGTGTCGGCGACGTTGACGCTCATGCTCGGCATCGGAGGGACCACGGCGGTGTTCACCGTGGTGAACGGCGTGCTGTTGCGTCCGCTGCCTTACGCGCACGCGGACCGGTTGGTGGATCTCTCGCATACGCTGGCGGTTTCGGGTATCGCGCACGTCGACCAATCAGATGCGACGTATCTCGTGTATCGCGCCGGGAACCGCGTCTTTACGGACGTCGGCGCTTACGAGGCGACGTCGGCGAACGTAGTTCCCTCGACGGCATCGGGCCTCGGTACCGGGGAAGCCGAGCGGGTTCCGGCGGCCGTGATGACCGCTGGTGTGTTTCGGGTGCTCGGCGTCGGACCGCACGCCGGGCGCGAGTTGAGCGATGCCGACGTCGCGCCTGGTGCGGCGCCGGTGGTGCTCATCGGCGAGTCGTTGTGGAGGCGGAAGTTCGGCGGCGATCCGTCGGTCATCGGGCGCCAGGTGCTGGTGGATGGCGTCGAGCGCACGATCGTCGGCGTCATGCCGCGCGCGTTCCATTTTCCGGAGCCGGCGACGGCGCTCTGGATTCCGTTAGTCATCGATCCGGCGCACACGGCATCGGCGGCGTTCGACTTCCGCGGCATCGCCCGGTTGCGCGACGGCGTGACGATCGCCGCGGCGCAATCCGATGTGCAGCGGTTGCTGCCGACGGTGCCGGTGGTGTATCCGGGGCGGCTGACGGTGGATGCGATCCGGGTGACGCACATGCAGGCGGTGGTGCGCCCGATGCGCGATGTGGTGGTCGGGGACGTGGGCCGGGTGTTGTGGGTCGTGCTCGGCGCGGCGGTGGTGTTGCTGGCCATTGCGTGCGCGAACGTCGCCAACCTGTTCCTGGCCCGCGCCGAGGGGCGCCAGCGTGAGTTGGCGGTGCGGCGTGCGTTAGGCGCCGGGCGCGCCAGCGTGTTGGGCCAGTTCCTGGGCGAGGCGGCGCTCATCGCGGCGCTCGGCACTGCGTTGGGCATTGGATGCGCGCTGGCGGCGCTGCGGGCGCTGGCGGCGGCGGGCGCGGCGCGCAGCGTGCCTCGGTTAGGCGACGTGCGCGTGGACGCGGCCGTCGTCGCGGTCGCGGTCGCCGCCGCGGCGCTGGCCGCGTTCCTGGTGAGTCTCGTTCCGCTCGCCCGGGCGCGCGCGCTGTCGCTCTCGGCCATTCTCGGTGCCACCGGCTCGAGCGCCAGCGGTGGACGTGCGCGCTCCGGCGCCCGCCGCGCCTTGGTGATCGCGCAGGTGGCGCTGGCGCTCGTGCTCCTGGCGGGCGCCGGCCTGCTCGCGCGCAGTTTCGCTGCGCTGCGCGCGGTGGATCCGGGCTTCGTGCCGGAGCACGCGCTGACGTTCCGCATCGCGATGCCTAACGTCGAGTATCCGGCGGCCGCCGACGTCGCGCGCCTGGTGTCGCAGCTCTCGGACTCGCTCGATGCGCTGCCCGGCGTTCGCGCCGCCGGCGTCGTGACCAAGCTGCCGTTGTCCGACGAAAGCAGCCAGGATAGCGCCGTCTTCGTCGAAGACCACCCGCTCAAGCCCGGCACCATTCCCGGCATCCACCCCATGGCGTTCGTCACGCCCGACTACTTCCGCGCCATGGGGATTCCGCTCGCGGCCGGCCGCACGTTCGACCGCATCGACCCATCGATGGATCCCGCGAAGCGCCCGCGCGAAGTCGTGGTGAGCCAGGCGTTCGCCCAACGATACTGGAGCGGCGCGTCACCGATCGGACGGCGCATTCGGATGACGATCTCCGACCCGTGGTCGACGATCGTCGGCGTGGTCGGAAGCGTGCACGACGCCGGACTCGACCAACCGCCGGCCGAAACCGTGTACATGCCGGCATTCACGCTCAATGCCGCCGGGAAGGCATGGGCGCCGCGCGATGTGGCTTTCGTGGTGCGCACGACCGGCGATGCAACGGGAGTGATTGGATCGGTGCGCCGGATCATGAGCGAGGTCGCGCCGGCCCTGCCGATCTATGCCGTGGCGCCGATGACCGCGCTCGTCACGCGCGCCGAAGCGCGCACGACGTTCACGCTGACGATTCTTGGCATCGCGGCCGTCATTGCGATGGGCATCGGCGCGGTGGGGATTTACGGCGTGATCGCCTACCTGGTGAGCCTGCGCACGCGCGAGATCGGCGTGCGGTTGGCGTTAGGCGCGCAGCCGGCGCAGGTGCGCCGCCTGATCGCGGGCCATGCGCTGGCCGACGCGGCGATCGGCATCGTCGCGGGACTGGTCGGCGCGGTGGTGCTCACCCGCGTGCTCGGCTCGGTGCTGTTCGGGGTGAGCCCCACCGATCCGGTTGCGTTAGGCGGAGCGGCGCTGCTCCTGATCGCGACCGCCGTCGCCGCGAGCTGGATCCCGGCGCGGCGCGCGGCCGCTCTCGAGCCATCGATTGCGTTGCGGGTGGAGTGA
- a CDS encoding cytochrome c biogenesis protein/redoxin → MMTLVVLAFLGGVLTIASPCILPVVPLVMTRTGRSLRRDILPMLAGMAVTFAAAASIATASAAWLIRASIVGRWIALALLALVGASLLFPRVADALAALPVRLGARLDRAAGSLVPGVAGNAVIGAAVALLWAPCAGPILGLVVAITAAGGWSARSASLYLAFAAGAALSLAVVLFAGARLLERLRRGAGVDRWVRRALGAAAMAVVVLLASGRDSALFARAGVSTAPAEARLVALVRDGATPGSSRPGVDSSVVARPASLPSLTAQGSFPGFAGGGPWINSTALTPASLRGKVVMVDFWTFLCDNCLNALPHVEALAKKYHDRGLVVVGVHTPEFLAEHDEASVRDEVKRLGIAYPVVMDNDYAIWRAFNNQYWPAAFFIDKAGKIRYHHFGEGAYDTQDRVVAQLLSEPAP, encoded by the coding sequence ATGATGACGCTGGTGGTGTTGGCCTTTCTGGGCGGCGTGCTCACCATCGCCAGCCCGTGCATCCTGCCGGTGGTGCCGCTCGTGATGACGCGCACCGGCCGGTCGCTGCGCCGTGACATCCTCCCCATGCTGGCCGGCATGGCGGTCACGTTCGCGGCGGCGGCATCGATCGCGACCGCGAGCGCGGCGTGGCTGATACGGGCGAGCATCGTCGGCCGCTGGATCGCGCTGGCCCTGCTCGCGCTGGTCGGGGCGAGCCTGCTCTTTCCACGGGTGGCCGACGCGCTGGCGGCGCTGCCGGTTCGGTTAGGCGCGCGGCTCGATCGCGCGGCCGGCTCCCTGGTGCCCGGCGTCGCCGGCAACGCCGTGATCGGCGCGGCGGTTGCGCTGCTGTGGGCGCCGTGCGCCGGCCCGATCCTCGGGCTCGTCGTCGCGATCACGGCCGCCGGCGGATGGAGCGCGCGCTCGGCGTCGCTCTATCTCGCGTTTGCCGCGGGCGCCGCATTGTCGCTGGCGGTGGTGCTGTTCGCCGGCGCTCGGCTGCTCGAGCGGCTGCGGCGCGGCGCCGGCGTGGACCGATGGGTCCGTCGTGCGTTAGGCGCAGCCGCGATGGCCGTCGTCGTGCTGCTCGCGTCGGGCCGCGACTCGGCGCTCTTCGCGCGAGCGGGCGTCTCGACCGCGCCGGCGGAAGCGCGGCTCGTCGCCCTCGTGCGTGACGGCGCCACGCCAGGCAGCAGCCGGCCCGGTGTGGACTCGTCCGTCGTGGCGCGGCCGGCGTCGTTGCCGTCGTTGACGGCGCAGGGCTCGTTCCCCGGATTTGCCGGCGGCGGCCCGTGGATCAACTCGACCGCTCTCACGCCGGCATCGCTGCGCGGCAAGGTGGTGATGGTCGATTTCTGGACCTTCCTCTGCGACAACTGCCTCAATGCGCTGCCGCACGTCGAAGCGCTGGCGAAGAAGTACCACGATCGGGGATTGGTTGTGGTGGGCGTGCATACGCCCGAGTTCCTGGCCGAGCACGATGAAGCGAGCGTGCGCGACGAGGTGAAGCGGTTGGGCATCGCGTATCCCGTGGTGATGGACAACGACTACGCCATCTGGCGAGCGTTCAACAATCAGTACTGGCCCGCCGCATTTTTCATCGACAAGGCCGGGAAGATTCGCTACCACCACTTCGGCGAAGGCGCGTACGACACGCAGGACCGCGTGGTGGCGCAGCTCCTGTCCGAGCCTGCGCCGTAA
- a CDS encoding MDR family MFS transporter, giving the protein MTAPSRASGAAVTAASLAANDAADAELNKHRWLILLGLITAAIMEVLDTTIVNVALPQMAGNLGATFDEIGWVATAYILSNVIVLPMTAFFTARFGRRNYLTASIAIFAFASFMCGTSHSLTELVLWRIMQGAGGAALLSTAQATLRQVFPREQQGMVQALFILGIIVAPTVGPTLGGWITDNYNWNWIFFINIPIAAASTFLVTGFLHDPPWMTRRKEDIDWLGIGLLTVGLGTLQYVLEEGRRDDWFQDPLIIRLAIVAAVALSGMLWWELSKRNKHPVIEFHVLKNRELSASIFLFLALGFGLYGGVFIFPLFTQTILNFTPTETGLALLPGGIATAVAAVICGRLLNGAKPLVDGRILIVIGVCVFLVSMWQLGHLTTAAGEPDARAALIIRGFGLGLLFTPINNSAYGSLDPKTAQQASGLINLARQLGGSFGIAALSTYVDKHTQLHRVDLVSNIYAGNPALVARQHLLTQGFMAHGYTPLEAAHAAMGAIDQLVMRQAAMLSYNDAWMLIMMAFIIASPAIILLRKPKGGGAGAAAH; this is encoded by the coding sequence GTGACTGCGCCATCACGTGCATCCGGAGCCGCCGTCACCGCCGCCTCATTGGCGGCGAACGACGCGGCCGATGCGGAGCTCAACAAGCACCGCTGGCTGATTCTGTTAGGCCTGATCACGGCCGCGATCATGGAGGTGCTGGACACCACGATCGTCAACGTTGCGCTGCCGCAGATGGCCGGCAACCTCGGTGCGACGTTCGACGAAATCGGATGGGTCGCCACGGCGTACATCCTCTCGAACGTCATCGTGCTGCCGATGACGGCGTTCTTCACGGCGCGGTTCGGTCGTCGCAACTATCTCACGGCGTCGATCGCCATCTTCGCGTTCGCGTCGTTCATGTGCGGCACGTCGCACAGCCTGACGGAGCTGGTGTTGTGGCGGATCATGCAGGGCGCGGGCGGCGCGGCGCTCCTGTCCACCGCGCAGGCGACGCTGCGGCAGGTCTTTCCGCGCGAGCAGCAGGGCATGGTGCAGGCGCTCTTCATCCTCGGCATCATCGTCGCGCCGACCGTCGGGCCGACGTTGGGCGGATGGATCACCGACAACTACAACTGGAACTGGATTTTCTTCATCAACATTCCCATTGCGGCGGCGTCGACGTTCCTGGTGACGGGCTTTCTGCACGACCCGCCGTGGATGACGCGGCGCAAAGAAGACATCGATTGGTTGGGCATCGGTCTCCTCACCGTCGGGTTGGGCACGCTGCAGTACGTGCTCGAAGAAGGCCGCCGCGACGACTGGTTTCAGGATCCGTTGATCATCCGACTGGCGATCGTGGCTGCCGTCGCGCTGTCGGGCATGCTCTGGTGGGAATTATCAAAGCGCAACAAGCACCCGGTGATCGAGTTTCACGTGCTGAAAAACCGCGAGCTCAGTGCGTCGATCTTCCTGTTCCTTGCACTCGGCTTCGGTCTGTACGGAGGCGTGTTCATCTTTCCGTTGTTCACGCAGACGATTCTCAACTTCACACCCACCGAGACGGGTCTCGCACTCCTGCCCGGCGGTATCGCCACGGCTGTGGCGGCCGTGATCTGCGGCCGTCTGTTGAACGGCGCCAAGCCGTTGGTCGATGGCCGTATTCTGATCGTGATCGGCGTGTGCGTGTTCCTGGTGTCGATGTGGCAGTTAGGCCATTTGACGACGGCGGCGGGCGAGCCCGATGCACGCGCGGCGCTCATCATCCGCGGCTTCGGCCTGGGCCTGCTCTTCACGCCGATCAACAACTCGGCGTACGGCAGTCTGGATCCCAAGACGGCGCAGCAGGCCTCGGGGCTGATCAATCTGGCGCGCCAACTCGGCGGCTCGTTCGGGATTGCGGCACTGAGCACGTACGTCGACAAGCACACGCAACTGCACCGCGTGGATCTCGTGTCGAACATCTACGCCGGCAATCCCGCGTTAGTCGCGCGCCAGCACCTGCTCACCCAGGGCTTCATGGCGCACGGCTACACGCCACTCGAGGCTGCGCACGCGGCGATGGGTGCGATCGACCAGCTGGTGATGCGCCAGGCGGCGATGCTCAGCTACAACGATGCCTGGATGCTGATCATGATGGCCTTCATCATCGCGTCGCCGGCGATCATCCTGCTGCGGAAGCCGAAGGGCGGCGGCGCCGGGGCCGCGGCGCACTGA
- a CDS encoding DinB family protein yields MSVAQEFLAEFDGEMPPTRKLLERVPSDRGAWKPHQKSFSLGHLSQLVARMPGWLVPMLRDTKLDLGAAPGYSLENTEALLAQFDRGVHDAHEALAATTDRDLDAPWSLVHGDQVLFTMPRRIVVRQHLNHIVHHRGQLTVYLRLNDVPLPSMYGPTADESW; encoded by the coding sequence ATGAGCGTAGCGCAAGAATTCCTGGCGGAGTTCGATGGGGAGATGCCGCCCACCCGGAAACTGCTCGAGCGGGTGCCGAGCGATCGCGGCGCGTGGAAGCCGCACCAGAAATCGTTTTCGTTAGGCCATCTTTCACAGTTGGTGGCACGGATGCCCGGCTGGCTCGTGCCGATGCTGCGCGACACGAAGCTCGACCTCGGCGCCGCCCCGGGCTACAGCCTCGAGAACACCGAGGCGCTCCTCGCGCAGTTCGACCGCGGGGTGCACGATGCGCACGAAGCGCTGGCGGCGACCACCGATCGCGACCTCGACGCGCCCTGGTCGCTCGTGCACGGCGACCAGGTGCTCTTCACCATGCCGCGGCGCATCGTCGTGCGCCAGCACCTCAATCACATCGTCCACCACCGCGGCCAGCTCACCGTGTACCTGCGGCTGAACGACGTGCCGCTGCCCTCGATGTACGGGCCGACCGCCGACGAGTCGTGGTAG
- a CDS encoding DUF3224 domain-containing protein — translation MSTIAAGPFEVSVKPLTPYDQAPGSRIARMSLDKTYRGDLEATSIGEMLSAGTAVSGSAAYVAIERVTGALDGHSGSFALYHVATMTRGAPDLRISVVPDSGTDGLAGISGTMQIDISGGKHSYRFEYRLRDHP, via the coding sequence ATGTCGACCATCGCCGCCGGGCCGTTCGAGGTGTCGGTCAAGCCTCTCACGCCCTACGACCAGGCCCCGGGATCGCGCATTGCCCGCATGTCCCTCGACAAGACATACCGCGGCGACCTCGAGGCTACTTCAATCGGCGAAATGCTCTCCGCCGGGACGGCCGTATCCGGGTCGGCGGCATACGTCGCCATCGAGCGCGTCACAGGTGCGCTCGACGGCCACAGCGGGTCATTCGCGCTCTACCATGTAGCGACAATGACGCGGGGTGCGCCGGACCTCCGCATCTCGGTTGTGCCGGACTCAGGGACCGACGGCCTGGCCGGCATCTCCGGAACCATGCAGATCGACATCAGCGGCGGCAAGCATTCATATCGATTCGAGTACAGACTGCGAGATCATCCCTGA